In Nitrospirota bacterium, a single genomic region encodes these proteins:
- the xerD gene encoding site-specific tyrosine recombinase XerD, with protein MDNRMKRYIEFLTVEKGLSRNTILSYKRDIKKYLTFLKGIKKLKRADVITFLYHLKEDGLAPPSIARMLSAIKGFHRFLISEGYTKDNPTEDMETPRKWSNLPRFLNIEDINNILEKPDINKPLGIRDRAMLEVLYASGLRVSELVGMRVNDINLEANYLIAYGKGSKERVVPIGEQASKWVKEYMSSSRPKLLKGKQSQSLFVGQGGRTLTRQRFWQTIKKYAHSSGIRDHVSPHVIRHSFATHLLQGGADLRSVQIMLGHSAISTTQIYTHISVGRLKKIHQELHPRETGKTEHRTKNTEQRTEIKDRR; from the coding sequence GAATTTCTTACGGTCGAAAAGGGCCTCTCCAGAAATACAATACTCTCATATAAAAGAGACATTAAGAAATATCTTACATTTCTCAAAGGGATAAAGAAGTTGAAGAGGGCAGATGTTATAACCTTCCTTTACCATCTGAAGGAGGATGGCTTAGCCCCCCCATCTATTGCGAGGATGCTTTCTGCAATAAAAGGGTTTCATCGTTTCTTGATCTCTGAAGGCTATACAAAGGATAATCCTACAGAAGATATGGAAACCCCAAGAAAATGGAGTAATCTTCCCAGATTTCTGAATATAGAGGATATAAATAACATTCTTGAGAAACCAGATATAAATAAACCACTCGGGATAAGAGACAGGGCGATGCTTGAGGTTCTCTATGCGTCTGGCTTGAGGGTATCAGAACTTGTTGGAATGAGGGTCAACGATATAAATCTCGAGGCAAATTATCTAATAGCCTACGGGAAAGGCTCAAAGGAAAGGGTTGTACCGATAGGTGAGCAGGCTTCTAAATGGGTAAAAGAATATATGTCTTCTTCAAGACCTAAACTTCTTAAAGGGAAACAATCGCAGTCTCTCTTTGTAGGGCAGGGTGGAAGAACTTTAACAAGGCAAAGGTTCTGGCAGACGATTAAGAAATATGCCCACAGTTCTGGTATCAGAGACCATGTTTCACCACATGTTATACGTCACTCATTTGCAACTCATTTGCTTCAGGGTGGTGCGGATTTGAGGTCTGTACAGATAATGTTGGGACATTCTGCGATTTCAACCACGCAGATATATACGCATATATCGGTTGGGAGGTTAAAAAAAATACATCAAGAGTTACATCCAAGGGAAACAGGGAAGACAGAACACAGAACAAAGAACACAGAGCAAAGAACAGAGATAAAAGATAGGAGGTAA